From the genome of Halorussus caseinilyticus, one region includes:
- a CDS encoding DUF5783 family protein, which produces MSDFDPEKFEDKYAHYFNELQKAYKDAFNHLNEKYDSELIHAIDQQILNESEPFYEGDGEFRVELPENPTERVQGIVVADEKLEEMLDIYVAEIETELRRVFGFEE; this is translated from the coding sequence ATGAGCGACTTCGACCCCGAGAAGTTCGAGGACAAGTACGCCCACTACTTCAACGAACTCCAGAAGGCGTACAAGGACGCCTTCAACCACCTCAACGAGAAGTACGACTCGGAACTCATCCACGCCATCGACCAGCAGATTCTGAACGAGTCCGAACCCTTCTACGAGGGCGACGGCGAGTTCCGCGTCGAACTCCCCGAGAACCCCACCGAGCGCGTGCAGGGAATCGTCGTCGCCGACGAGAAACTCGAAGAGATGCTCGACATCTACGTCGCGGAAATCGAGACGGAACTCCGGCGCGTGTTCGGCTTCGAAGAGTGA
- a CDS encoding glycosyltransferase translates to MVTNYEISDSFAEEYRDTEEKQSYPTLSFVIPVNSDPQVEQTVRSILDAGYDNCEIIVAITPTTGETMALLEDLQEETDLLEVYTQEEYRTPGGNRNRGIEEATGDVVVFADSDVTIGPLFPWKVAYLFEYSSVDYLGFSVDLEVQDGEKNLFNWYDKHVRFPVEFYMNYALFCPTLCLAVRDELVEDIQFEPWILSGEDMVFGKLAAYKNYEFGFCDDAVVKHPTRNTFEDIVGVGEKTGRGAYQMYAHLPVDVFETESRLLTAKAYTPRSFEYLSDICDDWDELQTYEKVLIWLVSYIEILARTWGYALQAKDDFKHRVTQ, encoded by the coding sequence ATGGTAACGAATTACGAAATTAGCGATTCTTTCGCCGAAGAATACAGGGATACGGAGGAAAAGCAGTCGTATCCGACCCTCTCTTTCGTGATTCCGGTCAACAGCGACCCGCAGGTCGAACAGACGGTGCGGTCGATTCTGGACGCCGGGTACGATAACTGCGAGATAATCGTCGCAATCACGCCGACCACTGGGGAGACGATGGCTCTTCTCGAAGACTTACAGGAGGAGACCGACCTGTTGGAAGTCTACACCCAAGAGGAGTATCGGACGCCCGGCGGGAACCGCAACCGCGGCATCGAGGAAGCGACTGGCGATGTCGTCGTCTTCGCCGACTCGGACGTGACAATCGGCCCGCTGTTCCCGTGGAAAGTCGCGTACCTCTTCGAGTACTCGTCGGTCGATTATCTGGGGTTCTCGGTCGATTTAGAGGTCCAAGACGGCGAGAAGAACCTGTTCAACTGGTACGACAAGCACGTCCGATTCCCGGTGGAGTTCTACATGAACTACGCGCTGTTCTGCCCGACGCTCTGTCTGGCCGTCCGGGACGAACTCGTGGAAGACATCCAGTTCGAACCGTGGATACTCTCGGGCGAGGACATGGTGTTCGGGAAGCTAGCCGCCTACAAGAACTACGAGTTCGGCTTCTGTGACGACGCGGTGGTGAAACACCCGACGCGGAACACGTTCGAGGACATCGTGGGCGTCGGGGAGAAGACCGGGCGAGGTGCCTACCAGATGTACGCCCATCTCCCGGTGGACGTGTTCGAGACCGAATCTCGGCTACTGACCGCGAAGGCGTACACTCCCCGGTCGTTCGAGTATCTGAGCGACATCTGCGACGACTGGGACGAGTTACAGACCTACGAGAAGGTGCTGATTTGGCTCGTCTCCTATATCGAAATCCTCGCGCGGACGTGGGGGTACGCGCTACAGGCGAAAGACGACTTCAAGCACCGAGTCACGCAGTAG
- a CDS encoding NAD-dependent epimerase/dehydratase family protein, with protein MSVGDELSSRTVLVTGAGGFFGGHVASRLSSVGAEVHSIHHSEPSQSLPESPHRRYVGDVTDEQFLDTCFREARPEYVYHLAAKTTSRGESAGVVETNVTGTKNVFEKAVEHDAEGVVFTSSAYRYADTRTAKTESHPVAASSLYDASKRSGERLARSYSENEGLSVAVAVPFLVYGPRQTPAGGLIPSAIASALEDESFRVRCTDHVRDPVFVGDAVDALLNATIRLADDDWMLFNVCGGTGMTAGEMVGDIYELVGADARPTYDHAAECEQTASHLVGDPSHAAELLDWKPTTSWRDGLRRTVEAARRESDS; from the coding sequence ATGAGCGTCGGCGACGAACTCTCGTCGCGGACGGTCCTCGTCACCGGAGCGGGCGGATTTTTCGGCGGACACGTCGCCAGTCGTCTGTCTAGCGTCGGCGCGGAAGTCCACTCGATTCACCACAGCGAACCGTCCCAATCGCTCCCGGAGTCGCCCCACCGCCGGTACGTCGGCGACGTTACCGACGAGCAGTTCCTCGACACCTGCTTTCGGGAGGCCCGACCGGAGTACGTCTATCACCTCGCGGCCAAGACGACTTCCCGAGGCGAGAGCGCCGGGGTGGTCGAGACGAACGTCACGGGCACGAAGAACGTCTTCGAGAAGGCAGTCGAACACGACGCCGAAGGCGTCGTGTTCACGAGTTCCGCCTACCGATACGCCGACACGCGAACCGCGAAAACGGAGTCACACCCGGTCGCCGCCTCGTCTCTCTACGACGCCTCGAAACGCTCCGGGGAACGTCTCGCTCGGTCGTACTCGGAGAATGAGGGCCTGTCCGTGGCAGTCGCGGTCCCGTTTCTCGTCTACGGCCCGCGACAGACGCCCGCGGGCGGCTTGATACCGTCGGCCATCGCGTCGGCACTCGAAGACGAGTCGTTTCGCGTCCGATGTACGGACCACGTACGGGACCCGGTATTCGTCGGGGACGCCGTTGATGCCCTGCTGAACGCGACCATCCGACTCGCGGACGACGACTGGATGCTGTTCAACGTCTGTGGCGGAACCGGGATGACCGCCGGGGAGATGGTCGGCGACATCTACGAACTCGTCGGCGCGGACGCTCGGCCGACGTACGACCACGCCGCCGAGTGCGAGCAAACCGCGTCCCATCTCGTTGGCGACCCGTCGCACGCCGCCGAGCTACTCGACTGGAAACCGACTACCTCGTGGCGCGACGGACTCCGACGAACCGTCGAAGCGGCCCGACGCGAGTCCGACTCGTGA
- a CDS encoding NAD-dependent epimerase/dehydratase family protein: protein MSFWRDETVLVTGAAGFVGAHLASDLESRGATVVATDIDTVPAERDLNTESDRLDFEILDVRDRESIESLFADYDFDLVYHLAAESLVGDAKADPTRAFSTNVEGTWNVLDVVRESEGVSDGVVVASSDKAYGPMENPPYTEDTALTPDAPYSVSKMAADRIARTYHTSYDVPVTVTRCSNIYGPGDLNFSRIVPGTIRKYLDDEAPVIRSDGSPTRDYLYIDDAVSAYRTLGRQNRSVAGEAFNFGTGTGTSVLELVSLVGDVMGKDDLEPVVKGTAEGHITHQRVDAEKAEQSLDWRPETSLEDGLGRTAQWYEDRLE, encoded by the coding sequence ATGAGCTTTTGGCGAGACGAGACGGTGCTGGTCACGGGGGCCGCCGGGTTCGTCGGAGCGCATCTGGCGTCGGACCTCGAATCCCGCGGTGCGACCGTGGTCGCTACCGACATCGACACCGTGCCCGCCGAACGCGACTTGAACACCGAGAGCGACCGCCTCGACTTCGAGATTCTCGACGTTCGAGACCGCGAGAGCATCGAATCGCTGTTCGCAGACTACGATTTCGACCTCGTTTACCACCTCGCCGCGGAGTCGCTGGTGGGCGACGCGAAGGCCGACCCGACCCGAGCGTTCTCCACGAACGTCGAGGGGACGTGGAACGTCCTCGACGTGGTTCGGGAGTCCGAGGGCGTCTCCGACGGCGTGGTCGTCGCCTCCAGCGACAAGGCGTACGGGCCGATGGAGAACCCGCCCTACACCGAGGACACGGCGCTCACCCCGGACGCGCCCTACTCCGTCTCGAAGATGGCCGCCGACCGCATCGCCCGGACCTACCACACGAGTTACGACGTTCCGGTCACGGTCACGCGATGCTCCAACATCTACGGTCCCGGCGACCTGAACTTCAGTCGAATCGTCCCCGGCACGATACGGAAGTATCTGGACGACGAAGCGCCCGTGATTCGGTCCGACGGGTCGCCGACGCGCGACTATCTCTACATCGACGACGCCGTGAGCGCGTACCGGACGCTCGGACGGCAGAACCGGTCGGTCGCTGGCGAGGCGTTCAACTTCGGGACGGGAACCGGGACGAGCGTCCTCGAACTCGTCTCGCTCGTCGGCGACGTGATGGGGAAAGACGACCTCGAACCGGTGGTGAAAGGGACCGCCGAGGGCCACATCACCCACCAGCGAGTGGACGCCGAGAAAGCCGAGCAGTCGCTCGACTGGCGACCGGAGACGAGTCTCGAAGACGGTCTCGGACGGACCGCCCAGTGGTACGAAGACCGCCTCGAATGA
- a CDS encoding sugar phosphate nucleotidyltransferase yields the protein MTETEANRKHSDLPVVLLCGGRGRRLRPLTDETPKPLLEIDGNPIVHHIMENFSRHGFDDFVLCLGYKSEAFEQYFGGLAGEYTDGGSVELSSASTFRGVGSNDWDVTLVDTGLETSKSERLLQVRDHIDADRFLLTYGDGLADVNVEQLVEHHEENGTVGTVTGVKAPSSFGVLETDGDSVSAVQEKPLTSKRINVGFFVFETTVFDSLSADRELEQDTLNELADRGELGIYRHDGFFKGVDTRKGLDKVRKISTEKDDLPWLGGEP from the coding sequence ATGACGGAAACGGAGGCCAATCGTAAACATTCGGACTTACCTGTCGTTCTTCTCTGCGGGGGGAGAGGGCGAAGGCTTCGGCCGTTGACCGACGAGACGCCGAAACCTCTCTTGGAAATCGACGGGAACCCAATCGTCCATCACATCATGGAGAACTTCTCCCGGCACGGGTTCGACGACTTCGTGCTCTGTCTGGGCTACAAGAGCGAGGCGTTCGAGCAGTACTTCGGCGGACTGGCGGGGGAGTACACCGACGGCGGGAGCGTCGAACTGTCCTCGGCGTCTACGTTCCGCGGCGTCGGTTCGAACGACTGGGACGTGACGCTCGTGGACACCGGTCTCGAAACCAGCAAGTCCGAACGACTGCTCCAAGTCCGAGACCACATCGACGCCGACCGATTCCTGCTGACCTACGGCGACGGACTGGCCGACGTGAACGTCGAGCAGTTGGTCGAACACCACGAGGAGAACGGGACTGTCGGAACCGTCACGGGCGTCAAAGCCCCGAGTTCGTTCGGCGTCCTCGAAACCGACGGCGACAGCGTTTCGGCGGTGCAGGAGAAACCGCTCACCTCCAAGCGCATCAACGTGGGATTCTTCGTCTTCGAGACGACTGTGTTCGACTCCCTGTCGGCCGACCGGGAACTCGAACAGGACACGCTCAACGAACTCGCGGACCGAGGCGAACTCGGCATCTACCGCCACGACGGATTCTTCAAGGGTGTCGATACCCGGAAGGGGTTGGATAAAGTCCGGAAAATTTCGACCGAAAAAGACGACCTTCCGTGGCTCGGAGGTGAACCATGA
- a CDS encoding aldo/keto reductase encodes MTRNDLPPIGLGTAGNVGHEQCAETVRMGLEAGYRHVDTAQMYDNEAAVGDGLDAADVPRSEVSVATKVHPENLGYEAVHRSAAESADRLGVDTIDVLYVHWPAGAYHPEETLRAFDELFEEGAIGGVGLCNFTAPLLREALDRLDAPVVAHQVECHPLLPQDRLYAFSRKYDHALVAYAPLAQTMIFDHPAVESIAAERDLTPAQVCLAWLHGREGVVPIPKSTGRDHLEENFASLDVELPPSARQRLDGIEARARVIDPHYAPWK; translated from the coding sequence GTGACTCGGAACGACCTCCCACCAATCGGACTCGGGACTGCCGGAAACGTCGGCCACGAGCAGTGTGCAGAGACGGTTCGGATGGGTCTCGAAGCGGGGTACCGACACGTCGATACGGCGCAGATGTACGACAACGAGGCGGCGGTCGGCGACGGACTCGACGCCGCAGATGTCCCCCGGTCGGAGGTGTCCGTCGCGACCAAAGTCCACCCCGAAAATCTGGGGTACGAGGCGGTTCACCGCTCGGCGGCCGAGAGCGCGGACCGCCTCGGCGTCGATACCATCGACGTGTTGTACGTCCACTGGCCCGCGGGTGCCTACCACCCCGAGGAGACGCTCCGGGCGTTCGACGAGTTGTTCGAGGAGGGCGCGATTGGCGGGGTCGGTCTCTGCAACTTCACCGCTCCGTTGCTCCGGGAGGCGTTGGACCGACTCGACGCGCCGGTCGTCGCCCACCAAGTCGAGTGCCACCCGCTCCTGCCCCAAGACCGCCTCTACGCGTTCTCCCGGAAGTACGACCACGCGCTCGTCGCGTACGCTCCGCTCGCCCAGACGATGATTTTCGACCACCCGGCCGTCGAGTCGATTGCGGCCGAACGCGACCTGACGCCAGCGCAGGTGTGTCTGGCGTGGCTTCACGGCCGAGAAGGAGTCGTCCCGATTCCGAAATCGACCGGACGCGACCACCTCGAAGAGAACTTCGCGTCCCTCGATGTCGAGTTGCCGCCGAGCGCGCGCCAGCGACTGGACGGCATCGAGGCGAGAGCGCGGGTCATCGACCCGCATTACGCGCCGTGGAAGTGA
- a CDS encoding FkbM family methyltransferase, which produces MGFERFVASDEAEYSFEVGGESVTYHISSLDELRIIGYMHSTEAPVLEDIVSHVSADDSFLDVGANVGIYAAVAGTVGASAVAVEPIQQNVVKARKNLELNCDDWETLPFAMGDGERVTQMDADTLDGIDDMASLGEGEVTVPMLDGDEMISRYLDGTPSVLKIDVEGAEGYVIEGLEATLRDDECRRVYLELHEGKIFGDETADSICETLSECGFEVSTLHRRRNEMGSEQSDEKFVVAAK; this is translated from the coding sequence ATGGGATTTGAACGTTTCGTGGCGTCGGACGAAGCCGAGTACAGTTTCGAGGTCGGTGGGGAGTCCGTCACGTATCACATCTCTTCGCTGGACGAACTCCGGATTATCGGCTACATGCACAGCACCGAGGCCCCAGTTCTGGAGGACATCGTGTCTCACGTCTCCGCGGACGATTCGTTTCTCGATGTCGGAGCGAACGTGGGTATCTACGCCGCCGTCGCCGGAACCGTCGGCGCGAGCGCCGTGGCCGTCGAACCGATACAACAGAACGTCGTGAAGGCCCGGAAGAACCTCGAACTGAACTGCGACGACTGGGAGACGCTCCCGTTTGCGATGGGCGACGGCGAGCGAGTGACCCAGATGGACGCCGACACGCTAGACGGAATCGACGACATGGCGTCGCTCGGCGAGGGGGAGGTCACGGTGCCGATGCTCGACGGCGACGAGATGATTTCGAGGTACCTCGACGGGACGCCGAGCGTACTCAAAATCGACGTTGAGGGCGCGGAGGGGTACGTAATCGAGGGTCTCGAAGCGACCCTCCGCGACGACGAGTGTCGCCGCGTCTATCTGGAACTCCACGAGGGGAAGATTTTCGGCGACGAAACCGCCGACAGCATCTGCGAGACGCTCTCGGAGTGCGGTTTCGAGGTATCGACGCTTCACCGACGCCGGAACGAGATGGGGTCCGAGCAGTCAGACGAGAAGTTCGTCGTCGCCGCGAAGTGA
- a CDS encoding sulfatase: MNPNVLLVVLDSTRAENVSLYGHDNETTPFLETFAEDATTYTQARSPSIHSITSHVSLFTGETIEEHQALEIDANIDVDRTVWKTLQGDGYSTGLFTPNLIVSKSSNLSACFETVERPDDDEGPRQPAQRYARAFLDWQADRDGPWAACLNLMDSHWPYTPEDEYDRWTTPTMLHVANEVYGDPIAPQYAGGRAWGELDTLEAFYDGGIRQSDHAVREIVETLKRRNALDDTLVVVTSDHGEGFGERSRVEPAVRLADHNWGIHECLTHVPLVVRYPGQTESEVVERVVSLTDFPRVVAETVDGTADSSSFVTDGPVFSSTYRLREEDRDQFDADVSDYIGPWRAIYTDGERGVEKRVASRNRGALVTVRDAQNAWTEKRLDPAEIHARFEGREKTSRPDGRDVDGAVAERLRELGYFPE, encoded by the coding sequence ATGAACCCCAACGTCCTTCTGGTCGTTCTCGACAGCACCAGAGCCGAGAACGTGAGTTTGTACGGACACGACAACGAGACGACCCCGTTTCTCGAAACGTTCGCCGAGGACGCGACGACGTACACGCAGGCGCGTTCGCCGAGCATCCACAGCATCACGAGCCACGTCAGTCTGTTCACGGGAGAGACCATCGAGGAACATCAGGCGCTCGAAATCGACGCGAACATCGACGTAGACCGGACGGTGTGGAAGACCCTACAGGGAGACGGCTACTCGACCGGTCTGTTCACGCCGAACCTCATCGTCTCCAAGTCCTCGAACCTCTCGGCGTGTTTCGAGACGGTCGAGAGACCCGACGACGACGAGGGTCCGCGACAACCCGCACAGCGATACGCCAGAGCGTTCCTCGACTGGCAGGCAGACCGGGACGGTCCGTGGGCCGCTTGTCTGAACCTGATGGACTCCCACTGGCCGTACACGCCCGAAGACGAGTACGACCGGTGGACGACGCCGACGATGCTCCACGTCGCAAACGAAGTCTACGGCGACCCAATCGCTCCGCAGTACGCCGGGGGACGCGCGTGGGGCGAACTCGACACGCTCGAAGCGTTCTACGACGGCGGCATACGCCAGAGCGACCACGCGGTCCGGGAGATAGTCGAGACGCTGAAACGCCGAAACGCGCTGGACGACACGCTGGTCGTCGTCACGAGCGACCACGGCGAAGGGTTCGGCGAGCGGAGTCGAGTCGAACCCGCGGTTCGACTCGCCGACCACAACTGGGGCATCCACGAGTGTCTGACCCACGTTCCCCTCGTCGTTCGCTATCCGGGCCAGACCGAATCGGAAGTCGTAGAGCGAGTCGTCTCGCTGACCGACTTCCCCCGCGTCGTCGCGGAGACCGTAGACGGCACCGCCGACAGCAGTTCCTTCGTCACGGACGGCCCGGTGTTCAGTTCGACGTATCGGTTGCGCGAGGAGGACAGAGACCAGTTCGACGCGGACGTGAGCGACTACATCGGCCCGTGGCGCGCAATCTACACGGACGGCGAGCGAGGGGTCGAAAAACGAGTCGCGTCGAGAAACCGGGGCGCTCTCGTCACGGTTCGTGACGCCCAGAACGCGTGGACGGAGAAGCGACTCGACCCGGCCGAGATTCACGCCCGATTCGAAGGGAGAGAGAAGACTTCCCGACCCGACGGGAGAGACGTTGACGGCGCAGTCGCCGAACGACTCCGAGAACTCGGCTACTTCCCCGAGTAG
- a CDS encoding glycosyltransferase, translated as MTTIPSEPLADDVRDLPAIYTWSFHSEAFADVRSMVAEYERPVSLSVVNSTYKRPDQTAEMVDSIRESVERFYRRYPEDHIEFECLVCCPADDRETVRRLRSMDWDPLRVLTTDAVTITGKRDAGIEAAENEYIVSIDSDCVAEDNWVESIHRSIKKHWFPGAIQGAYYLDYPPDRNWYTRYESNRDKSRFRAGQADSRNLVYRKDVYESIGGFNTESRYADVAEDNLLRKRITDLGAGFVMDRTIRVRHRYPVTLADNLKRFQYFGTGDHYVKEYSEEAYRNHYTPWVKWRQLLSKRPTLGELNSSEGVSLRRWAFRFLQLCAYTLGYLQGLYIYNKEKISA; from the coding sequence GTGACGACCATCCCGTCGGAACCGTTGGCCGACGACGTGCGCGACCTGCCCGCGATTTACACGTGGAGTTTCCACTCCGAGGCGTTCGCCGACGTTCGGTCGATGGTCGCCGAGTACGAGCGACCGGTCTCGCTGTCCGTGGTGAACTCGACGTACAAGCGCCCCGACCAGACCGCCGAGATGGTCGATTCCATTCGGGAGTCGGTCGAACGGTTCTATCGGCGGTATCCCGAGGACCACATCGAGTTCGAATGTCTCGTCTGCTGTCCGGCCGACGACCGCGAGACGGTGCGGCGACTCCGGTCGATGGACTGGGACCCACTGCGCGTCCTCACGACGGACGCGGTGACGATAACCGGGAAACGGGACGCGGGCATCGAGGCGGCGGAAAACGAGTACATCGTCAGTATCGACTCCGACTGCGTTGCCGAGGACAACTGGGTCGAATCCATACATCGGTCCATCAAGAAACACTGGTTTCCGGGCGCGATACAGGGTGCCTACTACTTGGACTACCCGCCCGACAGGAACTGGTACACCAGATACGAGAGCAATCGGGACAAGTCCCGATTTCGGGCGGGGCAGGCCGACAGTCGGAATCTCGTCTACCGGAAGGACGTGTACGAGAGCATCGGCGGTTTCAACACCGAATCGCGCTACGCGGACGTGGCCGAAGACAACCTGTTGCGCAAGCGAATCACCGACCTCGGTGCCGGTTTCGTGATGGACCGCACCATCCGGGTCCGCCATCGCTATCCGGTGACGCTCGCGGACAATCTGAAGCGATTCCAGTACTTCGGGACGGGCGACCACTACGTCAAGGAGTACTCGGAGGAGGCGTATCGGAACCACTACACTCCGTGGGTGAAGTGGCGGCAACTGCTCTCGAAGCGGCCGACGCTCGGGGAACTGAACTCGTCTGAAGGAGTGTCGTTGCGCCGGTGGGCGTTCCGGTTCCTGCAACTGTGTGCGTACACGCTGGGGTACCTCCAAGGTCTCTACATCTACAACAAAGAGAAAATCAGCGCGTAA